A DNA window from Mycobacterium sp. IDR2000157661 contains the following coding sequences:
- the nth gene encoding endonuclease III gives MNRTLAQAFPHVYCELDFTDPLELTVATILSAQSTDKRVNLTTPALFKKYRTALDYAQADRTEVEELIRPTGFYRNKTNSLIRLGQELVERFDGQVPATLDELVTLPGVGRKTANVILGNAFGIPGITVDTHFGRLARRWRWTAEEDPVKVEFAVAELIERKEWTDLSHRVIFHGRRVCHARKPACGVCVLAADCPSYGAGPTDPMVAAPLVKGPETEHLLAMAGL, from the coding sequence ATGAATCGCACACTGGCGCAGGCCTTTCCGCACGTGTATTGCGAACTCGATTTCACCGACCCGCTCGAGCTGACCGTGGCGACAATCCTGTCGGCGCAGAGCACCGACAAGCGGGTCAACCTGACCACCCCCGCCTTGTTCAAGAAGTACCGCACCGCGTTGGACTACGCGCAGGCAGACCGCACCGAGGTCGAGGAGCTCATCCGGCCCACCGGGTTCTACCGCAACAAGACGAACTCGCTGATCCGGCTCGGACAGGAGCTCGTCGAGCGCTTCGACGGGCAGGTTCCCGCCACCCTCGATGAGCTGGTCACCCTGCCCGGGGTCGGCCGCAAGACCGCCAACGTCATCCTGGGCAACGCCTTCGGCATCCCCGGGATCACCGTCGACACCCACTTCGGCCGGCTCGCGCGGCGCTGGCGGTGGACCGCCGAGGAGGATCCCGTCAAAGTCGAGTTCGCGGTGGCCGAGTTGATCGAGCGCAAGGAATGGACGGATCTGAGCCACCGCGTGATCTTCCACGGCAGACGGGTGTGTCACGCCCGCAAACCGGCCTGCGGAGTATGCGTGCTGGCCGCGGACTGCCCGTCCTACGGCGCGGGGCCGACCGACCCGATGGTCGCCGCACCGCTGGTCAAGGGCCCGGAGACCGAGCACCTGCTCGCGATGGCCGGGCTGTGA
- a CDS encoding TlpA family protein disulfide reductase, with amino-acid sequence MRASTRWSVAALVVVVALVVAMVAQLRQDVPAPGPQGTDLARDRRDADTAQALAGPRAKADLPPCPAPGVGAGPEELRGITLECAGDGSTVDVARALAGRTVVLNLWAYWCGPCAEELPALAEYQRRVGPQVTVLTVHQDENETAALLRLAELGVRLPTLQDGRRLVAAALRVPNVMPATVVLRADGSVAEILPRAFATADEIAAAVNPQLGAFG; translated from the coding sequence ATGCGCGCCTCGACTCGGTGGTCCGTCGCGGCATTGGTCGTCGTGGTGGCGCTCGTGGTGGCGATGGTGGCGCAGTTGCGACAGGACGTCCCGGCGCCGGGGCCGCAGGGCACCGATCTCGCACGTGATCGTCGGGACGCCGATACGGCCCAGGCGCTGGCGGGGCCGCGGGCGAAAGCGGACCTGCCGCCCTGTCCCGCGCCGGGTGTCGGTGCGGGGCCCGAAGAGTTGCGGGGCATCACGCTCGAGTGCGCGGGCGATGGGTCGACCGTCGACGTCGCCAGAGCCCTGGCGGGCCGCACGGTGGTGCTCAACCTGTGGGCCTACTGGTGCGGGCCGTGCGCGGAGGAACTGCCCGCGCTGGCCGAGTACCAGCGCCGGGTCGGGCCGCAGGTGACCGTGCTGACCGTGCACCAGGACGAGAACGAGACCGCCGCGTTGCTGCGACTGGCCGAACTCGGTGTGCGACTGCCCACGTTGCAGGACGGTCGACGCCTCGTCGCCGCAGCGCTGCGGGTGCCCAACGTCATGCCCGCCACCGTGGTGCTCCGCGCGGACGGTAGCGTTGCCGAGATTCTGCCGCGCGCATTCGCCACCGCCGATGAGATCGCCGCAGCGGTGAATCCACAGTTAGGAGCATTCGGGTGA
- a CDS encoding NUDIX hydrolase, giving the protein MSWASEGSGLVPDAAPAWLEPLLVNAHDVKHAYRRRVPPEVFAMVAAASEAAAAVVAGRDAAVLVLFSGPADSSSELPDDVDLLVTVRASTLRHHAGQAAFPGGAVEHGDHSPVQTALREANEETGIDVGRLHPLATLERLFIPPSGFHVVPVLAYSPDPGPVDVVDAAETAIVARVPLRAFINPENRIMVYRNAANRRFAGPAFLLNEMLVWGFTGQVISAMLDVAGWAQPWDTDDVRELEEAMALVQCPDGYGGAQP; this is encoded by the coding sequence GTGAGCTGGGCGAGCGAGGGCAGCGGGCTGGTTCCCGACGCCGCCCCGGCCTGGCTCGAGCCGCTGCTCGTCAATGCCCACGACGTCAAGCACGCCTACCGCCGACGGGTGCCGCCCGAGGTGTTCGCCATGGTCGCGGCCGCCAGCGAAGCCGCTGCGGCGGTCGTCGCAGGCCGTGATGCCGCTGTCCTGGTGCTGTTCTCGGGTCCGGCCGACTCGTCGTCCGAACTGCCCGACGACGTCGACCTGCTGGTGACGGTCCGGGCGTCGACGTTGCGCCACCATGCCGGCCAGGCCGCCTTCCCCGGCGGTGCCGTCGAGCACGGCGACCACAGTCCGGTGCAGACGGCACTGCGTGAGGCCAACGAGGAGACGGGGATCGACGTCGGCCGGCTGCATCCACTCGCCACGCTGGAGCGATTGTTCATCCCACCGTCGGGTTTCCACGTGGTGCCGGTATTGGCGTACTCGCCTGATCCCGGACCGGTGGACGTCGTCGACGCCGCCGAGACCGCGATCGTCGCGCGGGTGCCGCTTCGGGCGTTCATCAATCCCGAGAATCGAATCATGGTGTACCGCAACGCGGCCAACCGCCGCTTTGCGGGCCCGGCGTTCCTGCTCAACGAGATGCTGGTGTGGGGCTTCACCGGCCAGGTCATCTCGGCGATGCTCGACGTGGCCGGGTGGGCCCAGCCGTGGGACACCGACGACGTACGGGAGCTGGAGGAGGCGATGGCGCTCGTCCAGTGCCCGGACGGTTACGGTGGTGCTCAACCATGA
- the marP gene encoding acid resistance serine protease MarP, translating to MTSSQWVDLVVLGIAFVAGISGWRSGALGSMLSFLGVVLGAVAGVLLAPHIVANIDGPRTKLFVTLFLILALVVVGEIAGVVLGRAVRSAIRNRSLRAVDSLVGVAIQIVAVLVAAWMLTYPLQTSDQPNLAAAVRGSKVLKQVDDAAPSWLRSVPTRLSALLDTSGLPDVLQPFGRTPIVAVDAPDAALAADPIVTATRPSVVKIRGVAPGCQKVLEGTGFVAAPDRVMSNAHVVAGSESVTVEMDGQTYDAYVVSYDPQADISILDVPNLPAAPLQFAETPAATGTDAVVMGYPGGGNFVATPARVREIIELSGPDIYRTSTVEREVYTVRGSVRQGNSGGPMIDREGRVLGVVFGAAVDDADTGFVLTASEVSNQIAKLNNSERVATGACIT from the coding sequence ATGACATCGTCACAGTGGGTGGACCTGGTGGTCCTCGGTATCGCGTTCGTCGCGGGCATCTCGGGCTGGCGCTCGGGTGCGCTCGGCTCGATGCTGTCGTTCCTCGGCGTGGTGCTCGGCGCGGTGGCCGGGGTGCTGCTCGCCCCGCACATCGTCGCCAACATCGACGGCCCGCGCACCAAGCTCTTCGTGACGCTGTTCCTCATCCTGGCGCTGGTCGTGGTCGGCGAGATCGCCGGCGTGGTGCTCGGCCGCGCGGTGCGCAGTGCCATCCGCAACCGGTCCCTGCGCGCGGTCGACTCGCTGGTCGGCGTCGCGATCCAGATCGTCGCGGTGCTGGTCGCGGCCTGGATGTTGACCTACCCCCTGCAGACGTCGGACCAGCCCAACCTGGCCGCCGCCGTGCGTGGCTCGAAGGTGCTCAAGCAGGTCGACGATGCGGCGCCGAGTTGGCTGCGGTCGGTGCCGACGCGGCTGTCGGCCCTGCTGGACACCTCCGGCCTGCCGGATGTGCTGCAGCCCTTCGGTCGCACTCCGATCGTCGCGGTCGATGCCCCCGACGCCGCGTTGGCCGCCGATCCGATCGTGACTGCGACGCGGCCCAGCGTCGTCAAGATCCGCGGCGTGGCACCCGGCTGCCAGAAGGTGCTCGAGGGCACCGGCTTCGTCGCCGCGCCCGACCGGGTGATGTCGAACGCCCACGTGGTCGCCGGCTCGGAAAGCGTGACCGTCGAGATGGACGGCCAAACGTATGACGCGTACGTGGTGTCCTACGACCCGCAGGCCGACATCTCGATCCTCGACGTGCCGAATCTGCCCGCCGCGCCCCTGCAGTTCGCCGAGACACCCGCGGCCACCGGTACCGACGCCGTGGTGATGGGCTACCCGGGTGGCGGCAACTTCGTGGCCACCCCGGCGCGGGTGCGCGAGATCATCGAGCTGAGCGGACCCGACATCTACCGCACCTCAACTGTGGAGCGCGAGGTGTACACGGTCAGAGGCAGTGTGCGGCAGGGTAATTCGGGTGGACCGATGATCGACCGCGAAGGCCGGGTGCTGGGGGTGGTCTTCGGTGCCGCGGTCGACGACGCCGACACCGGCTTCGTGCTGACCGCCAGCGAGGTGTCCAATCAGATCGCCAAACTCAACAACAGCGAGCGAGTCGCGACGGGCGCCTGCATCACCTAG
- a CDS encoding alpha/beta fold hydrolase, producing MSAPRGDGRHPPAPSVVRIDGPWRHLEVHANGIRFHVVEAESSGATTDTDRPLVILLHGFGSFWWSWRHQLRELTGARVVAVDLRGYGASDKPPRGYDGWTLAGDTAGLVRALGHRNATLVGHADGGLVCWGTAVLHPRAVRAIAVVSSPHPVALRASVMRRRAQGGALLPSMLRYQVPMWPERALTRNHADGLERLVRSRASAKWLASADFSETIAHMRRAIRIPGAAHSALEYQRWAVRSQLRGEGRRFMRSMKRPITVPVLHLRGDADPYVLADPVYRTQLYAPHGRYVSVAGAGHYGHEEAPQAVTEQLTRFLRQVY from the coding sequence ATGTCCGCGCCCCGCGGCGACGGCAGGCATCCGCCGGCTCCGTCGGTCGTGCGCATCGACGGACCCTGGCGCCATCTCGAGGTGCATGCCAACGGCATTCGCTTCCACGTCGTGGAAGCCGAATCCAGCGGCGCGACGACGGATACCGACCGCCCGCTGGTCATCCTGCTGCACGGCTTCGGATCGTTCTGGTGGTCGTGGCGCCATCAGCTTCGGGAGCTCACCGGTGCGCGCGTGGTTGCCGTGGACCTGCGCGGCTACGGCGCCAGCGACAAGCCGCCACGCGGCTACGACGGGTGGACACTGGCCGGTGACACCGCCGGACTTGTGCGCGCGCTCGGGCACAGGAACGCGACCCTGGTCGGGCACGCCGACGGCGGACTGGTGTGCTGGGGGACCGCGGTGCTCCATCCCCGGGCGGTGCGGGCCATCGCTGTGGTGAGCTCTCCGCATCCGGTCGCACTGCGCGCCTCGGTGATGCGCCGCCGCGCACAGGGCGGCGCGCTGCTGCCATCGATGCTGCGCTACCAGGTGCCGATGTGGCCGGAGCGCGCATTGACGCGAAACCACGCCGACGGACTCGAGCGCCTGGTCCGCAGCCGTGCGAGCGCGAAATGGCTTGCCTCCGCTGACTTCTCGGAGACCATAGCCCACATGCGACGTGCCATCCGGATTCCCGGCGCGGCGCACTCGGCGTTGGAGTACCAGCGCTGGGCGGTGCGCAGCCAGTTGCGCGGAGAGGGCCGCCGTTTCATGCGGTCGATGAAGCGTCCGATCACCGTTCCGGTGCTGCATCTACGCGGCGATGCCGACCCGTACGTGCTGGCCGATCCCGTGTACCGCACGCAGCTGTACGCGCCGCACGGCCGATACGTATCGGTCGCCGGCGCAGGCCATTACGGCCACGAGGAGGCCCCCCAAGCGGTGACCGAGCAGCTCACCCGCTTCCTGCGCCAGGTGTACTAG
- a CDS encoding phage holin family protein, with the protein MSVSDRRNGVPTTVTSIPLVDPHAPKPDPSIGDLVKDATAQVSTLVRAEVELAKAEITRDVKKGLTGSVFFILALVVLFYSTFFFFFFVAELLDNWIWRWAAFLIVFGIMVVVTAVFALLGYLKVRRIRGPQKTIESVKEIPEALTPGHDKTKGLASADGKPGATADPSGW; encoded by the coding sequence CTGTCCGTGAGCGATCGCAGGAATGGCGTGCCGACCACCGTGACGTCGATACCGCTGGTCGACCCCCATGCTCCCAAACCGGACCCGTCCATCGGTGACCTGGTCAAGGACGCCACCGCGCAGGTCTCCACGCTGGTGCGGGCCGAGGTCGAACTGGCCAAGGCGGAGATCACCCGCGATGTCAAGAAGGGGCTGACCGGCAGCGTCTTCTTCATCCTGGCGCTGGTCGTGCTGTTCTACTCGACCTTCTTTTTCTTCTTCTTCGTCGCAGAGTTGCTCGACAACTGGATCTGGCGCTGGGCGGCGTTCCTGATCGTGTTCGGGATCATGGTGGTGGTCACCGCGGTGTTCGCCCTGCTGGGCTATCTCAAGGTGCGCCGCATCCGCGGTCCGCAGAAGACGATCGAATCGGTCAAGGAGATCCCGGAAGCGCTCACGCCGGGCCACGACAAGACCAAGGGGCTCGCGTCGGCCGACGGCAAGCCGGGCGCGACGGCCGATCCCTCAGGCTGGTAA
- a CDS encoding S1 family peptidase codes for MRSSGRLRCAAAVAALSAALFAPAAPASAQGLVTLGGGSGLVVDGETLCTLTAIGNDDRGNLIGFTSAHCGGPGAQVAAEDAKGAGVLGTMVAGNDALDYAVIQFDPAKVRPTNDVNGFRIDGLGPDPMVGDVACKLGRTTGYSCGVTWGPGEQPGTFVNQVCGQPGDSGAPVTVNNRLVGMIHGAFSEKLPTCILKYVPLHTPAVNMSFNMQLADITAKNRPGTGFVPVGAAA; via the coding sequence GTGAGGTCCAGCGGCCGCCTGCGTTGCGCCGCGGCGGTCGCCGCGCTGTCCGCGGCGCTGTTCGCGCCGGCGGCCCCGGCTTCCGCTCAAGGGCTCGTGACGCTCGGCGGCGGGTCGGGACTGGTCGTCGATGGCGAGACGCTCTGCACGCTCACCGCCATCGGTAACGACGACCGTGGCAACCTGATCGGCTTCACCTCCGCACACTGCGGGGGCCCGGGTGCCCAGGTCGCCGCCGAGGACGCGAAAGGCGCCGGGGTGCTGGGCACCATGGTGGCCGGAAACGATGCGCTCGACTACGCGGTGATCCAGTTCGACCCCGCCAAAGTGCGTCCGACCAACGACGTCAACGGTTTCCGGATCGACGGTCTCGGGCCGGATCCGATGGTCGGCGACGTCGCGTGCAAGCTGGGCCGCACCACCGGTTACTCGTGCGGCGTCACCTGGGGACCGGGTGAGCAGCCCGGCACGTTCGTCAACCAGGTCTGCGGTCAGCCCGGTGACTCCGGTGCGCCGGTAACCGTCAACAACCGCCTGGTCGGCATGATCCACGGCGCCTTCTCCGAGAAGCTGCCGACCTGCATCCTCAAGTACGTGCCGCTGCACACCCCCGCGGTGAACATGTCGTTCAACATGCAACTGGCGGACATCACCGCCAAGAACCGACCGGGAACCGGCTTCGTCCCGGTCGGCGCCGCCGCCTGA
- the acs gene encoding acetate--CoA ligase: protein MSETHTEVPSVYPPSAEFAEHANANEDMYREAEADRLAFWAKQADRLAWDTPFTEVLDWSEAPFAKWFIGGKLNVAYNCVDRHVEAGNGDRVAIRWEGEPGDSRDITYAELQSDVCKAANVLTDLGLSAGDRVNIYMPMIPEAIVAMLACARLGVLHSVVFAGFSASALAARIEDAEAKMVITSDGQYRRGQAVSLKESVDEACAGQKSIEHVLVVRRTGIDTPWTEGRDLWWHDTVEAASPEHTPEAFDSEHPLFLLYTSGTTGKPKGIIHTSGGYLVQSSYTHYNVFDIKPETDVYWCTADIGWVTGHTYIVYGPLSNGCTQVVYEGTPNSPNEHRHFEVIEKYGVTVYYTAPTLVRMFMKWGREFPDAHDLSSLRLLGSVGEPINPEAWRWYRDTFGNNKTPVVDTWWQTETGAIMISPLPGITAAKPGSAMRPLPGISAKIVDEEGNELVPGADEAEHVTGYLVLDQPWPAMLRGIWGDPERYKETYWSRYADKGWYFAGDGARVDSDGSIWLLGRIDDVMNVSGHRISTTEVESALVGHSHVAEAAVVGASDDTTGQGICAFVILESHAKHRDGDEMAAELREQVAKDIGKIARPREIHVVPELPKTRSGKIMRRLLRDVAEGRELGDTSTLVDPNVFEAIRASKAET, encoded by the coding sequence ATGAGCGAGACGCACACCGAAGTACCGTCTGTCTACCCGCCTTCGGCGGAATTCGCCGAGCATGCCAACGCCAATGAGGACATGTACCGCGAGGCCGAGGCCGACCGTCTGGCGTTCTGGGCGAAGCAGGCCGACAGGCTGGCCTGGGACACCCCGTTCACCGAGGTGCTGGACTGGTCGGAGGCCCCGTTCGCCAAGTGGTTCATCGGAGGCAAGCTTAACGTCGCCTACAACTGTGTGGACCGCCACGTCGAGGCCGGCAACGGAGACCGGGTGGCGATCCGCTGGGAAGGCGAACCCGGTGACAGCCGCGACATCACCTACGCCGAGTTGCAGAGCGACGTGTGCAAGGCCGCCAACGTGCTGACCGACCTCGGGCTGTCCGCGGGCGACCGGGTCAACATCTACATGCCGATGATTCCGGAGGCGATCGTCGCGATGCTCGCCTGCGCCCGCCTCGGCGTGCTGCACTCGGTGGTGTTCGCCGGTTTCTCGGCGTCGGCCCTGGCGGCCCGCATCGAGGACGCCGAGGCCAAGATGGTCATCACCAGCGACGGGCAGTACCGCCGCGGGCAGGCCGTCTCGCTCAAGGAATCGGTCGACGAGGCATGCGCCGGACAGAAGTCCATCGAACACGTTCTCGTCGTGCGGCGCACCGGGATCGACACTCCGTGGACCGAAGGCCGCGACCTGTGGTGGCACGACACCGTCGAGGCGGCGTCCCCCGAGCACACGCCTGAGGCCTTCGACTCCGAGCACCCGTTGTTCCTGCTGTACACCTCCGGCACCACCGGCAAGCCCAAGGGAATCATCCACACGTCCGGCGGCTACCTGGTCCAGTCCTCCTACACCCACTACAACGTCTTCGACATCAAGCCGGAGACCGACGTGTACTGGTGCACCGCCGATATCGGCTGGGTGACCGGGCACACCTACATCGTCTACGGTCCGCTGTCGAACGGCTGCACACAGGTGGTGTACGAGGGCACACCGAATTCGCCCAACGAGCACCGACACTTCGAGGTCATCGAAAAGTACGGCGTCACCGTCTATTACACGGCACCGACGCTGGTCCGGATGTTCATGAAGTGGGGCCGTGAGTTCCCCGACGCACACGACCTGTCCAGCCTGCGTCTGCTCGGTTCGGTCGGCGAACCGATCAACCCCGAAGCTTGGCGGTGGTATCGGGACACCTTCGGCAACAACAAGACTCCGGTCGTCGACACCTGGTGGCAGACCGAGACCGGCGCCATCATGATCTCGCCGTTGCCCGGCATCACCGCGGCCAAGCCCGGCTCGGCGATGCGGCCGTTGCCGGGTATCTCGGCCAAGATCGTCGACGAGGAGGGCAACGAGTTGGTGCCCGGCGCCGACGAGGCCGAGCACGTCACCGGCTACCTGGTTCTCGACCAGCCCTGGCCGGCGATGTTGCGGGGCATCTGGGGTGACCCGGAGCGCTACAAGGAGACCTACTGGTCGCGCTACGCCGACAAGGGCTGGTACTTCGCCGGCGACGGAGCGCGCGTCGACTCCGACGGCTCGATCTGGCTGCTCGGGCGGATCGACGACGTGATGAACGTGTCCGGGCACCGGATCTCGACCACCGAGGTGGAGTCCGCGCTGGTCGGGCACTCGCATGTCGCCGAGGCCGCGGTCGTCGGCGCCAGTGACGACACCACCGGCCAGGGCATCTGCGCGTTCGTCATCCTCGAATCGCACGCCAAGCACCGCGACGGCGACGAGATGGCCGCCGAACTCCGCGAACAGGTCGCCAAGGACATCGGCAAGATCGCCCGGCCCAGGGAGATTCACGTCGTGCCCGAGCTGCCCAAGACCCGCAGCGGAAAGATCATGCGTCGGCTGCTGCGCGACGTCGCCGAGGGCCGTGAACTCGGCGACACCTCGACGCTGGTGGATCCCAACGTGTTCGAGGCGATCCGGGCCAGTAAAGCCGAGACATAG
- a CDS encoding oxidoreductase produces MTDPLAPLADLPGVPDAGEQAREALGRAHRHRANLRGWPATAAEAALRAARASSVLDGGALQFSADSAPDPVLAGALRVSEALEGGETSLVGVWRRAPLQAIARLHALAAVDITDDESLGRPRGDTAVGPRLTLLADVVTGSRTPAPVLAAVVHGELLALAPFGTADGVVARAAARLVTMTTGLDPHGLGVPEVYWMRRSGDYRAALRGFSSGTPDGLTAWILMSCRGLAEGAREALAIAEAASS; encoded by the coding sequence GTGACCGACCCGCTCGCTCCGCTGGCCGACCTGCCCGGTGTCCCGGACGCAGGCGAGCAGGCGCGCGAGGCGCTGGGCCGCGCGCACCGCCACCGCGCGAACCTGCGCGGCTGGCCGGCGACCGCAGCCGAGGCGGCGCTGCGGGCTGCCCGCGCGTCGTCGGTGTTGGACGGGGGTGCGCTGCAGTTCTCCGCGGACAGCGCGCCCGATCCGGTGCTCGCAGGCGCACTGCGGGTATCGGAAGCACTCGAAGGCGGCGAGACGTCGCTGGTCGGGGTCTGGCGACGGGCGCCGCTTCAGGCGATCGCGCGGTTGCACGCGCTGGCGGCCGTCGACATCACCGACGACGAGAGCCTCGGCCGTCCGCGCGGTGATACCGCCGTCGGGCCGCGGTTGACGCTGCTGGCCGATGTCGTCACCGGCAGCCGGACGCCCGCGCCGGTGTTGGCCGCCGTCGTGCACGGTGAACTGCTGGCCTTGGCGCCGTTCGGCACCGCCGATGGTGTAGTGGCGCGCGCGGCGGCGCGGTTGGTGACGATGACCACCGGTCTGGACCCGCACGGTCTCGGCGTGCCGGAGGTGTACTGGATGCGCCGCTCGGGCGACTACCGCGCCGCGCTGCGCGGGTTCTCCTCGGGAACGCCCGACGGGCTGACGGCCTGGATCCTGATGAGCTGCCGCGGTCTGGCGGAGGGCGCCAGGGAGGCGTTGGCCATCGCCGAGGCCGCCTCGTCGTAA
- a CDS encoding HAD-IB family hydrolase, whose amino-acid sequence MTASESAAERSTTPQTTAPTDRPVRTAAFFDLDKTVIAKSSTLAFSKPFFEQGLMNRRAVLKSTYAQFLFLMSGADHDQMDRMRSYVTNMCAGWDVEQVKSIVGETLHDIVNPLVFAEAAELIADHKLCGRDVVVVSASGEEIVAPIARALGATHAMASRMVVEDGRYTGEIAFHCYGAGKVAAIRELAAREGYALEHCYAYSDSSTDVPMLEAVGHPAVVNPDRALRKEAAARGWPVLSFSKPVSLRDRIPAPSSAAVATTAAVGVSALAAGALTYSLLRRFAF is encoded by the coding sequence GTGACCGCATCCGAGTCGGCGGCCGAGAGGTCGACCACTCCGCAAACGACTGCCCCGACGGATCGACCGGTGCGCACCGCGGCCTTCTTCGATCTCGATAAGACCGTGATTGCGAAATCCAGCACATTGGCGTTCAGCAAACCCTTTTTCGAGCAGGGGCTAATGAATCGGCGTGCCGTGCTGAAGTCGACCTACGCACAGTTCCTGTTCCTCATGTCCGGCGCCGACCACGACCAGATGGATCGGATGCGGTCCTATGTGACCAACATGTGTGCCGGCTGGGACGTCGAACAGGTGAAGTCGATCGTGGGCGAGACCCTGCACGACATCGTAAATCCGCTGGTGTTCGCCGAGGCGGCGGAGTTGATCGCCGATCACAAGCTGTGCGGTCGTGACGTGGTCGTGGTCTCGGCCTCCGGCGAGGAGATCGTCGCGCCGATCGCCCGGGCGCTGGGCGCAACCCACGCCATGGCCAGTCGGATGGTCGTCGAGGACGGCAGGTACACCGGCGAGATCGCGTTCCACTGCTACGGCGCGGGCAAGGTCGCGGCCATCCGCGAACTGGCCGCCCGCGAGGGTTACGCGCTCGAGCACTGCTACGCCTACTCCGATTCGAGCACCGATGTGCCGATGCTCGAAGCGGTCGGCCACCCGGCCGTGGTAAACCCCGATCGCGCGTTGCGCAAAGAGGCGGCGGCCCGCGGATGGCCGGTACTGAGTTTCTCCAAACCGGTGTCGTTGCGCGACCGCATCCCGGCGCCGTCCAGTGCTGCCGTGGCAACCACGGCGGCGGTCGGCGTCAGTGCGCTCGCGGCCGGGGCGCTGACCTATTCGCTGTTGCGGCGCTTCGCTTTTTGA
- the ssd gene encoding septum site-determining protein Ssd, with protein sequence MASSSGYLALIADPALRDDVDRVCAAAGVSVVYAGEPSSRKVWTGAAAVLLDTAAAQRCVRSALPRRPRVIVVGRAEPCASDWQTAIAVGAQRVVTLPAQDDVLMAELAAAADEADETGRRGAVAAVIAGRGGAGASVFATALAQSTSQALLIDADPWSGGIDLVAGSEAESGLRWPDLQLRGGRLSYGALREALPRCHGVSVLSGGRAGGEVEAAPLGAVIDAGSRGGATVVCDVPRRSTAAAETALIAADLVVVMTPADIRSCAATTAVGRWVCSLNANAGVVVRGPAPGGLRSVDVAAIVGLPLLAGMRPQPGVAQSLERGGLRVGTRSPLAVAARKVLTTLHRHPGADR encoded by the coding sequence ATGGCTTCGTCGAGTGGATATCTCGCGCTGATCGCCGATCCTGCGTTGCGCGACGACGTCGACCGGGTGTGCGCAGCGGCGGGCGTCAGCGTGGTGTACGCGGGCGAGCCGTCCAGTCGCAAGGTGTGGACCGGCGCGGCGGCGGTCCTGCTCGACACCGCGGCGGCGCAACGGTGTGTGCGCAGCGCGCTGCCGCGCCGCCCGCGGGTGATCGTGGTCGGGCGGGCCGAGCCGTGCGCCTCCGACTGGCAGACCGCGATCGCGGTGGGCGCTCAACGGGTGGTCACCCTGCCTGCGCAGGACGACGTGTTGATGGCCGAGCTCGCCGCGGCCGCGGACGAGGCCGACGAGACCGGACGGCGAGGTGCGGTGGCCGCGGTCATCGCAGGCCGCGGCGGCGCCGGAGCGTCGGTGTTCGCAACGGCCCTGGCGCAGTCGACGTCTCAGGCGCTGCTGATCGATGCCGACCCGTGGAGTGGCGGCATCGACCTGGTGGCGGGCAGCGAGGCCGAGTCGGGACTGCGCTGGCCGGATCTGCAGCTGCGCGGTGGCCGGCTCAGCTACGGGGCCCTGCGCGAGGCACTGCCCCGGTGTCACGGGGTCAGCGTGTTGTCGGGCGGTCGCGCCGGCGGCGAGGTGGAGGCCGCGCCGTTGGGCGCGGTGATCGACGCGGGCAGCCGCGGCGGCGCGACCGTGGTCTGCGACGTGCCCCGACGCTCGACCGCGGCCGCCGAGACGGCGCTGATCGCAGCGGATCTCGTCGTCGTCATGACCCCCGCCGACATCCGGTCCTGCGCGGCGACCACTGCGGTCGGGCGCTGGGTCTGCTCGCTCAACGCGAATGCGGGCGTGGTGGTGCGGGGGCCTGCGCCGGGCGGGCTGCGCTCGGTCGACGTCGCCGCGATCGTCGGTTTGCCCCTGCTGGCCGGGATGCGGCCACAACCGGGCGTTGCTCAAAGCCTGGAACGCGGAGGTCTGCGGGTCGGCACCCGCTCACCGCTGGCGGTCGCGGCGCGCAAGGTGCTGACCACTCTGCACCGGCATCCGGGTGCGGACCGATGA